The genomic interval CGGCGGGCATGGCGGCGCCGTCCGCCTACGCCTCGGCGACCTCCCCGCAGTCGGTCTCGGCGTCCCCGATCCCGCCGCCCACGAATCTCGCAAAGTAACCCCCGCTGAGGCCCTTGACGCCTGCCTTACGGGCGTCTTACCTTCCTCTCACCGAATAGGAAACTTTCCTAACAATGATGTTCGGGAGAGTGTCGGTAGCTGAAGGGTGGGTGCGTCGCCATGGCCGGTACACCGGGTACGCCGGGAACACCGCGCGTACTGCGTGCGATGAACGACCGTGCCGCGCTCGACCTGCTCCTTGAGCACGGCCCCCTCTCCCGTACGAAGATCGGCAAGCTCACCGGGCTCTCCAAGCCCACCGCCTCCCAGCTGCTGGCCCGCCTGGAGTCAGCGGGCCTCGTCGTCGCCACCGGTACGAGCGAGGGGCGGCCGGGACCCAACGCCCAGCTGTACGCCGTCAACGCCCGCGCCGCCCATGTCGCCGCGCTCGACGTGACGCCGGAGCGGATCCTGGCCGCTGTCGCCGACGTGACGGGCGAGACCGTCGGGCAGTTCGCGCTGCCCACGCCCGGCCGCCGCGCCGCCGAGTCCGTCGTCGTCCAGGTGACCGAGGCGCTCGACGGAGCCGTGAAGGCCGCCGGGCTCGTACGGTCCGACGTCCACCGGGTCGTCGTCGCGACACCGGGCGCCTTCGACCCCGGCACCGGACGACTGCGGTACGCGTCCCACCTGCCCGGCTGGCACTCCCCCACGCTCCTCGACGAGCTGGCGGCCGCGCTGCCCATGCCCGTCGAGTACGAGAACGACGTGAACCTGGCCGCCGTCGCCGAGCAGCGTCTGGGCGCGGCACGCGGGCACCAGGACTTCGTGCTCCTGTGGAACGAGGGCGGGCTCGGCGCCGCGCTGGTGATCAACGGGCAGCTGCACCGGGGCTGGACCGGCGGCGCCGGCGAGGTCGGCTTCATGCCGGTGCCCGGCACACCGCTCGTACGCCGGGTGGCCAAGGCGAACTCCGGCGGCTTCCAGGAGCTCGCGGGCGGGCAGGCCGTACCGCGGCTGGCCCGGGAGCTCGGCATCCAGGTGCCGGCGGCCGATTCGTACACCGAGGAGGCCGTCGCGCTGCTCGCCGAGGCGTCGCTGGCCGGCGGCGGCCCGTACCGGGAGCTCCTCCAGGCCTTCGCGACCGGGCTCGCGACCGGCCTCGCCTCGATGGTCGCGCTCCTCGACCCCGAACTGATCGTGCTGTCCGGCGGCGTTCTCGTCGCGGGCGGCGAACCGCTGCGCGCGCTGGTCCAGTCGGAGCTCGCCGAGCTGGCGGCGCCCCGGCCGCGGCTCGTCATCGGATCCGTACAGGAACAGCCGGTGCTGCGCGGGGCGCTGGAGAGCGCCCTCGCGACCACGCGGGACGAGGTCTTCGACACCTCCCGCTAGTCCCTTCTCTCTGCCGCCCAACCCCCGTCCCTGCCCCCGGGAGCCTTGCCATGCGCAGAAACAGCCGTAACAGCCGTCTCATCACCTCAGCCGTGGCCGTCGCGGCGATATCCGTGCTCGCCTCCGCGTGTACGGGCCAGTCGGCGTCCGAGGCGAATGACGACCCGAACGCCAACACCACGATCACCTTCTGGCACGGCTGGAGCGCCCCGACCGAGGTGAAGGCGATCCAGGCGAACGTCGACCGCTTCGAGGCACAGCACAAGAACATCAAGGTCGACGTCGTCGGCAACATCAACGACGACAAGCTCAACCAGGCGTTGCGGGCGGGAGGGTCGAAGGGCCCGGACGTCGTCTCGTCCTTCACGACGTCGAATGTCGGGAAGTTCTGCTCGTCGGGCGCCTTCGCCGATCTCAAGCCCTTCATCGAGAAGTCGAAGCTCGACCTGGAGAAGACCTTCCCGAAGGTGACGCTGGAGTACACGCAGTTCGAGGGCAAGCGGTGCGCGATGCCGCTGCTCGCCGACGCGTACGGCCTCTACTACAACAAGGACGCCTTCAAGAAGGCCGGCATCGCGTCCCCACCGAAGACCATGTCCGAGCTGACCGCCACGGCGAAGAAGCTCACGAAGACCAAGGGTGACAGCTACGAGCAGCTCGGCTTCATGCCGAACTTCCACGGCTTCGAGACGACCACCGAGCATTACATGGGCAGTTGGGACCAGATGTACTTCGACGAGAGCGGCAAGTCCAACATCGCCAAGGATCCGGCCTTCGCTGCCATGTTCACGCAGCAGAAGAAACTGGTCGACGAGCTCGGCGGCTTCGAGAAGCTGGAGAAGTACCGGGGCACCTTCGGTGACGAGTGGGGCGCCAAGCACCCGTTCCACACCGGCCAGGTCGCGATGCAGATGGACGGCGAGTGGCGGCTCGGCATGGCGGAGGACGCCAAGGTGCCGTTCGAGGTCGGCGTCGCGCCGATGCCCGTCGCCGACGACGAGGCCGACAGCTACGGCAAGGGCTTCCTGTCCGGCACGATCATGGGCATCGCCCCGGCCGGCAAGAAGCAGAACGCGGCCTGGGAACTGATCAAGTTCATGACCACCGACACGAAGGCGGTCGTGGAGTTCGCCAACGCGATCCGCAATGTGCCGTCCACCTTCGACGCCCTGAAGTCGCCCGGCCTCAAGCTCGACCCGCGCTTCAAGACCTTCCTGGACATCGCGCAGCACCCGAAGTCGAACACCCCGGCGGGCGCGGTGAATGGTGCCACGTACCTCAACACGCTCCAGGACTTCGGCTACCAGTACGAGAAGGGCGCGGTGAAGGACCTGAAGGCCGGGCTGGAGAAGACGGCTCAGCAGATCGACACCGACATCGCGAAGGCGAAGTAGCCCCCCGATGAGCATGAACACGCTCCGCTCGAAGCGCCGCAGGTCGGCCCTTCGGACGGCGGCCTTCATGTCGCCGTGGCTCGTCGGGTTCAGCGTCTTCTTCGCGTACCCGCTGCTGTCGACCGTCTATTTCTCATTCATGAAGTACGACGGTTTCGGTGTCCCCGCCTTCAACGGGCTCGACAACTGGACGTATGTCTTCAGCGACTACCCGATGTTCTGGCCGTCGCTGGGCAACACGCTGTGGCTCGTCCTGGTCATGGTCACCTGCCGGGTCGTCTTCGGCCTCGGCATCGGCCTGCTCATCACCAGGATCAAGACGGGTACGGGCATCTTCCGCACCCTCTTCTACCTGCCGTTCCTGGCGCCGCCCGTCGCCGCGACGCTCGCCTTCGTCTTCCTGCTCAACCCTGGTACCGGGCCGGTCAATTCGATCCTCGGTGACGTGGGCCTGCCTGCCCCCGGCTGGTTCAACGACGCGTCCTGGTCGAAGCCGGCGCTCACCGTGCTCGCTGTGTGGGGCATCGGCGACCTGATGGTCATCTTCATGGCCGCACTGCTCGACGTACCGAAGGAGCAGTACGAGGCGGCGGAGCTGGACGGCGCGTCCGGGCTTCAGCGCTTCCGGTTCGTCACCCTGCCGAACATCGCGCCGATCGTGATGTTCTCGGTCGTGACCGGCGTGATCCAGACCATGCAGTACTACACACAGCCGCTGGTCGCGGGGAAGGTCGCCTCCGGCATCATCGGCGGCTCGGGCCAGCAGTTCGAGCCGGGCTACCCCGACAAGTCGACGCTCACACTCCCCCAGCTCGTGTACAACCTCGGCTTCCAGCGCTTCGACTACGGGGCGGCCTGTGTCGTCGCCCTCGTTCTGTTCGCCCTGGCCATGGCCTTCACCGCGCTTCTGATGCGGCGGCGCGGCGGCCTGATCCAGGCAGGGGAATGACGACGGTGACTGTGACTGAGCCTGTGAATGAACCTGTGAACACCGCCTCCACGAAGACCGGCCCCACGCCGGCCGAGCGCACCGCACGCCGCAAGGCGCTGCTGCACTGGATCGCCGTGCACTCGCTGGGGATCGCAGCCGCACTCTTCTTCGTACTGCCGTTCGTCTTCGTCGTACTGACGTCGCTGATGAACGACCAGCAGGCGCTGACCCGCGACCTCACCCCGAACACCTGGGAGTGGGGCAACTACGCCAAGGTCTTCGACACACCCGGCTTCCTGACCTGGTGGAGGAACACCCTGCTGTACGCCGGACTGGGTACCGTACTCACGGTCGTCTCCTCGGTTCCGGTGGCGTACGCGCTGGCCAAGTTCCGTTTCCGGGGCCGCAATCTGTCGCTAATGCTCGTCATCTCGATGATGATGCTGCCGCCGCAGGTCGTCATCATCCCGATGTACCTCTTCTGGGCGAAGCAGCTGGACCTGTCCGGCACGCTGTGGCCGCTGATCATCCCGATGGCCTTCGGCGACGCGTTCTCCATCTTCCTGCTGCGGCAGTTCCTGCTGACCATCCCCAACGAGTACCTGGACGCGGCGAAAGTCGACGGCTGCGGCGAATTCCGCACGCTCGTCCGGGTGGTACTGCCGATGGCCAGGCCGGGCATCGCGGCCATCGCACTGTTCCAGTTCTTCTATGCCTGGAACGACTACTTCGGCCCCCAGATCTACGCCTCGGAGAACCCCGGCGCCTGGACGCTGTCGTACGGGCTGGAGTCCTTCAAGGGCGCGCACCACACCGACTGGAATCTGACCATGGCCGCGACCGTACTGGTCATGGCCCCCGTGATCCTCGTGTTCTTCTTCGCACAGAAGGCGTTCGTCGAGGGTGTCACGCTGACCGGAGTAAAGGGCTGAGACGGCATATGAAACTCGCAGTAGTGGGTGGTGGGTCCACCTACACACCTGAGTTGATCGACGGCTTCGCACGGCTTCGGGACACACTGCCGATCGAAGAGCTGGTCCTCGTCGATCCGGCCGCCGAACGGCTCGACCTGGTGGGCGGCCTGGCGCGGCGGATCTTCGCCAAGCAGGGCCACCCGGGCCGCATCACGACGACCTCCGACCTGGACGCGGGCGTCGCCGACGCCGACGCGGTGCTGCTCCAGCTGCGCGTCGGCGGGCAGGCGGCCCGGAAGCAGGACGAGACCTGGCCGCTGGAGTGCGGCTGCGTCGGGCAGGAGACGACGGGCGCCGGAGGCCTGGCGAAGGCGCTGCGGACCGTGCCGGTGGTGCTCGACATCGCGGAGCGGGTACGGCGTACCAACCCGGACGCATGGATCATCGACTTCACCAACCCTGTGGGGATCGTGACGCGGGCGCTGCTCCAGGCGGGTCACAAGGCCGTCGGCCTGTGCAATGTCGCGATCGGTTTCCAGCGGAAGTTCGCGAAACTGCTCGATGTGGCGTCGGCGGATGTGCACCTGAACCATGTCGGTCTCAACCACCTGACGTGGGAGACGGCTGTACGGCTCGGGGGCCCCGAGGGCGAGAACGTGCTGCCCAGGCTGCTGGCCGAGCACGGTGACGCGATCGCCGACGATCTGCACATGCCGCGCGCGATCGTCGACCGGCTCGGCGTCGTCCCCTCGTACTACCTGCGCTACTTCTACGCGCACGACGAGGTCGTACGGGAGTTGGGGACGAAGCCGTCCCGGGCCTCCGAGGTGGCCGGTATGGAGCGGGAGCTGCTGGCCATGTACGGCGACCCGGCGCTGGACGAGAAGCCCGCCCTGCTCGCCGAGCGCGGCGGCGCGTTCTACTCGGAGGCCGCGGTGGATCTGGCGGCGTCCCTGCTGGGCGGAGGAGGCTCGACGTACCAGGTGGTCAACACGTACAACAACGGCACGCTGCCGTTCCTCGCCGACGACGCGGTGATCGAGGTCCAGGCGCGGGTGGACAAGGCGGGGGCGACGCCTCTGGCCGTTCCCGCGCTCGATCCGATGTACGCGGGGCTGATCGCGCATGTGACGGCGTACGAGGAACTGGCGCTGGAGGCCGCGCTGCGCGGCGGGCGGGACCGGGTCTTCAAAGCGCTGCTCGCGCATCCGCTGATCGGCCAGTACGAACACGCCGAGGCGCTCACCGAGCGGCTGATCGCTCACAACCGGGAGCACCTGGCGTGGGCGTGATCGCTTCGGTCCTGGCCATCGACGCCGGGAACAGCAAGACGGACGTGGCCGTGATCGCCGCCGACGGATCGCTCCTGTCCACGGCGCGCGGGGGCGGCTTCCAGCCGCCGGTGGCCGGGGTCGAACCGGCCGTCGACGTCCTCGCGGACGCGGTCGGACGGGCGCTGGCAGAGGCGGGGGCCGAGCGCGTGGAGCACGTGTCGGCCTGCCTGGCCAATGCGGATCTCCCGGTCGAGGAACGGGAGTTGGAGGCGGCGGTCCACGGGCGCGGGTGGGGGCGTACGACCGAGGTGCGCAACGACACCTTCGCGATACTGCGCGCGGGCGTCGACGAGCCGCGCGGTGTCGCGGTGGTGTGCGGCGCGGGCATCAACTGCGTCGGCATGCTCCCGGACGGCCGCACCGCCCGGTTCCCCGCGATCGGCCGGATCTCCGGCGACTGGGGCGGCGGCGGGGGCCTGGCGGAGGAGGCGCTGTGGTGCGCGGCGCGGGCGGAGGACGGGCGGGGCGAGCCAACCGCTCTGGCGCGGGCCCTTCCGGCGCACTTCGGGCTGCCGTCGATGTACGCGCTGATCGAGGCGCTGCACCGTGGCCGGATCGAGCCGGTGCGTCGGCACGAGCTCACCCCGGTGCTCTTCGCGACGGCCGCGGCGGGTGATGCGGTCGCCCGGGCGTTGGTGGACCGGCTGGCGGACGAGGTCGTGGCCATGGCGACGGTTGCGCTCGGGCGGCTCGGTCTGCTGGAGGAGGAGGCGCCGGTGCTGCTCGGGGGGAGCGTGCTCGCGGCGCGGCATCCGCAACTGGACGACCGGATCGCGGCGTTGCTCGCGGTACGGGCCCCGAAGGCGGCGCCGCGCGTGGTAATGGCACCGCCGGTGCTGGGAGCGGGCCTGCTGGGCCTGGACCACGTATCGGCCCCGCCCGGGGCACACGCGAGGCTGCGGGCGCAGTACGAGGCGTAGGGCGGGTGCGCGTGCCAGTGCGGGTGCGCGTGCCAGTGCGGGTGCGCGTGCCAGTGCGGGTGCGCGTGCCAGTGCGGGTGCGCGTGCCAGTGCGGGTTGCCTGCGGCGCTTTCCCCTCCCCGCCCCTTCCCGAAGCTGGGGGCAAGCCCCCAGACCCCCGGGCAGCAAATTCAGCCTCTCCGGCGCTTGAGGAGCGGGGGCTGGGGCGGAGCCCCCCACGCGGCGGCAGCCGCAAAATGTCACAGCGGGAAGGGGCGGGTAGGGGAATTGCGCCGCAGGCAACCCGCGCCCAACGACCACCGCACCCGCACCGCGCCCCCACCCGAACGGGAACCGAACGGATCTCTCCTGCGTATTCATGAGGGGGAGATCGGCGTTCGGAGGGTTCCGCAGGGGCAAGATCCAGTCAATCTTGGTGTGGATGACGGCCACTGCGGCCATACTGAGCTCCGTCAGTGACCGAGGGGGAGGTCAAGTGGCACAGCCGCCGAACGTGCGCGAGGCACAGCCACCCGCACGAACCACCGCGTGGACAGAAGGTGTGGACCGGCTGCGCACCAGCGCGACCACCGAGCCCGGCCGGCTCCGTATCATCGGCGCACTCGTCGCCGCGCTCGTCATCGCGTTCGGGGCGGCAACGGCCTGGGAGATCTCGGACCGCGCTGCCGCCGCCGACGCCGTGGTGACCCGCAGCCAGCCCCTGAGCGCCGATGCGGCCAGCATCTACCGCTCCCTCGCCGACGCCGATTCGGCCGCGGCGAGCGGTTTCCTCGCGGGGGCGCAGGAACCGCAGGACGTGCGCGAGCGGTACGAGAAGGACATCGCGACCGCATCGGGACTGCTGGTGAAGGCCGCCGCCAATACGGACAGTTCCAGCCCGTCGGGGCGCGAAATAGTCACCCTCAACGAGCAGCTCCCCCGCTACACGGGCCTGATCGAGCGCGCCCGCGCCAACAACCGCCTCGGCCTGCCGCTCGGCGGCGCGTATCTCCGCTATGCGAACGAGCGGATGACGAAGACGCTGCTCCCTGCCGCCGAGAGGCTGTACGAGGCGGAGACCGAGCGCCTCGGAGCGGACTACGACGAGGCGCGCGCGTGGCCGTTCATCGGCCTCGGCGTGGGCCTCGTAGCGCTCGGTGGCCTGTTCTGGTCGCAGCGGCGCAACTACCGGCGTACGAACCGGGTGTTCAACCACGGCCTGCTGGCCGCCAGCATCGCGTCCGCCGTCGTACTGCTGTGGCTCGGCGTCGGGCACGCCGTCGCGAGTGCCGGCCTGAAGGACGCCAAGACGCACGGCCAGGAGTCCCTCGAAGTCCTCAACGACGCACGCATCAACTCGCTCAAGGCCCGCGCCAACGAGAATCTCACCCTGGTCGCGCGTGGCGCCGTACTGGCCGAGGACGGCAAGCAGGACCTGTACGAATCCGAGTACACGCAGGGCATGAAGGTCCTCGGCCGGGCGCTCGGTGACGCGCGCAAGCTCGCCGACGACCCCGAGGGCAGCGCCCCCGTGGCGGATGCCGCCGTCAAGGCCAAGGAGTGGCGCAAGCGGCACGGCGCCGCACGCGGCACCGACGACAAGGGTGACTACGAGGGCGCCCTGAAGCAGATCATCGGCGAAAAGGGCTCCACCGGCGAGTGCTTCAACGGCGTCGACGCAGCGCTGGAGAAGGCGCTCGCCCACGAGCAGGAAGAGTTCACGCAGGCCGCCGAGGACGGGCGGGGCGCGCTGACCGGGCTGCCGCTGGGCGCCGCGGTGCTGGCAGTGCTCGGCGCCGCGGGCGCGGTGCTCGGCATCGGGCGCAGGCTTTCGGAGTACAGGTGAGACGGGCGGGAGGAGGCGCGGTGACCAGCACAGGCGGCGAAACGGACAGCAGGCCGGGTCGGCGGATCCCTGCCGGCAGGCTGCGCGGCTGGGGTGGAGTGGCCGCGATGGCCGCCGCCTGCGCGCTGACGGCCGCGGTGACACTGCTGCCGCTCTCGCACAGCAGCGGCGACGGCGACAGCGACGGAAGCGACACGGTGGCGGGCCAGGGAGTCGGCCGGGCTGTGACAGCGCAGCGGGCGGACACCTGCGACACCCCCGAGGCGAGCCTGACCCCGTCGGGAGCCGAAGGTCCGGCGATCGAGAAGATCAAGGAGCGGGGCAAGCTGATCGCGGGAGTCGACCAGAACAGCTTCCGCTGGGGCTACCGCAATCCGGCCACCGGTGACCTCGAAGGCTTCGACATCGACCTCGTGCGCGCCGTGGCGGAGAGCATCCTCGGCGACCCGGACAAGGTCATCTACCGCGCCATACCCACCAATCAGCGCATCCTCGCCCTCCAGGAGGAGAAGGTCGACGTCGTCGTCAGGACGATGACGGTCAACTGCACCCGGCTGAAGGACGTCGCGTTCTCCACGGCGTACTTCCAGGCGGGCCAGCAGGTCCTCGCCCCCAAGGAATCGCCGATCACGGGCTACGACGACTCCCTCGCAGGAAAGAAGGTCTGTACGGCGAAGGGCTCCACGGCGTTCGACGCGCTGGTCAAGAAGTCGTACGGCGCCGACTTCAAGGACCGTACCGTGTCCAACCAGCTGGACTGCCTGGTGCGGCTCCAGCTCGGCGAGGTCGACGCGGTGGTGACGGACAACGCGCTGGCGGCGGGCCAGGCGGCACAGGACCCGGCGGTCGAGCTCAAGGGAGAACCGTTCACGCAGGAGTACTACGGCATTGCCACGAAGCTCGGCAGCGACGATCTGGTGCGCCGGCTGAACCAGGTGCTCGTCGACTACCGCGAGGGTGGCGACGGCAGCCCGTGGATGCAGGCGTACGCCAAATGGCTGAAGGACGACCTTCCGGGCATAACCAAGCCACCGGCGCCCAAATACCGGGACAATTAGCGGCACCGGCAAGGGAATCAACAGCGGACGACCGGATGACGGTAGACCGGATTGCGGAAGAGCGGAGAGGTGATCAATGGGCGTGGCGGCGGGATCCTTCCCCAGCCCCGGCGAGGCGGGAGTGCCCCATTGCCCGGTGATGGACCGGGACGAGGTGGACCGTGCGCTGGCGCGGCTGGAGGCGGAGCACGAGGCGATCGAGACCTCGCTCCTCGCCCTCCAGGACCACGCGGGCCGCAGACTCCTCGAAGGCGCCGAGCTGACGGGTGTCACCAAGGACCGCTGGGCAGCCACCGAGCAGGCCATCACGCTGCTGTGGTCGTACTTCGACGCGTACGCCGCCGCCCTGCACAGCGCCCGTGAGCTGCGGGCGCGGCGGCGCTGGCCGAACCGGGACGACCTGGTCGAACTGACCGACGTACTGCGCGGCGAGAGCGTGACCGTCGCCGGCGGCGCGTCCGGACAGCACGCGCCCGCGATCACCGGTCCCGCCAAACTCTCCGAGCGGTTCACCCTGGCGGAGCTGGTGTCCCGGATGAACGATCTGTACGCACAGTCGCTCGACATGGTCGTCACGGCCGACGCCGTGTGGTCGGCGCTGCCCGCCCGCATAGACCTCCTCGCGGCGGAGCTGGGGCGCACGCGTTCGCTGGCGTACTCCGTCGGCGTACGGCCCGGTGAGCACCCGGCGGGCGACGAGCTGGAGTCGATCACTCATGAGCTGACGACGCTGCGCGCCCAGGTGGTGTCGGACCCGCTGGCCTTCTGGCGTCCGGGTCTCGGCAGTTCGGCGCCGGGCGGCGGCCGCCCCGACACCGACCGCTACGACCGGGCGGCCCGCGCGCTGGAGGAGATCCGGCGCGAGATCGAGGCGGTGCTGACCGTACGGCAGGACGCCGAGCAGCGGCTGGTGCGGCTGCGCGACGTGCTGTCGCGTGCGGACCGCACACTCACCGAGGCCCGGTCGGCGCGCGGCGAGGTCCTGGCGAAGATCGCCGCCTCCGAGGTGCCGGCGGTCGGCGGCCCGTCCACTGTGCTCCAGGAGCAGCTGGTGCTCGCGGCCGACTACCGCAGGCACGCCCAGTGGCACCGGCTCTCGCCGCTCCTGGAGTCCCTGGAGCGCGAGGCCGAGGACGAACTGATGCGGGCGCGCGAGTCGTTGACGGCGGTCACGGCGCCGCTGGCGGTCCGCGCCGAGCTGCGCGGGCGCCTCGATGCGTACAAGGCGAAGGTCGCCAGGCACGGCCTGGCGGAGGACCCCGTGCTGATCGAGCGGTACGACGTGGCCCGCCGCATGCTGTGGAGCGCGCCGTGCGATCTGCGCGTCGCCGAGCAGGCGGTGCTGCGCTATCAGCAGGCCGCGGCGGAGGTCCTCGTCCCGCGGCAGCAGTCCGGTCCCACGGACCACAGGGGGAACACATCATGAGTACGTGTCAGCGTCCCGGCTGCGAGGGGTCGTACGAAGACATGGGCGGCGGTGAGATGTACTGCGACACCTGCGGGCTTGCTCCGGTCGTCTCGCAGAACGGGAATCTGTCTTCTCCGCCTACCGGGATCGCGGCCGGCGGCAGGAGCAATAAGGCCAGCCAGGGCATCCAGGGGGGCTCCCGGGGCAGCAACAGCACATCCGCACGCAGCGGTTCGGGGTCGTCCTCCCGGAGCTCCTCCCGCTCGTCACGGTCCTCCACGTCGCGCCGCTCGGTCTCCGGCCGCCTCTCCCGCTCCCTGTCGGGCGCCTCCGCCTCCCGGTCGGTCTCGGTCCGCAGTTCCGGTTCGTCGTCGGGAGCGTCCGGGCGCAACCGGCTGGGCGCGGGTCTTGTCTCCATACCGGACGTGCCGCGCCCCGACCCGCAGACCGCGGTGATGAAGAACCCGGAGGTCCCGGAGCGGAAGCGGTTCTGCTCGCGCTCCGACTGCGGGGCGCCGGTGGGGCGTTCGCGCGGTGAGCGGCCGGGCCGTACGGAAGGGTTCTGCACGAAGTGCGGGCACCCGTACTCCTTCGTGCCCAAGCTGGGCGCGGGCGACATCGTGCACGGCCAGTACGAGGTCATGGGGTGCCTGGCGCACGGCGGTCTCGGCTGGGTCTATCTCGCGGTCGACCGCGCTGTCTCCGACCGCTGGGTGGTCCTGAAGGGCCTGCTCGACACCGGCGACCAGGACGCGATGGCGGCGGCGATCTCGGAGCGGCGCTTCCTCGCCGAGATCGAGCACTCCAACATCGTCCGCATCTACAACTTCGTCGAGCACCTCGACCAGCGCACCGGTTCCATGGACGGTTACATCGTCATGGAGTACGTCGGCGGCAAGTCGCTCAAGGAGATCGCCAA from Streptomyces spiramyceticus carries:
- a CDS encoding ROK family transcriptional regulator codes for the protein MAGTPGTPGTPRVLRAMNDRAALDLLLEHGPLSRTKIGKLTGLSKPTASQLLARLESAGLVVATGTSEGRPGPNAQLYAVNARAAHVAALDVTPERILAAVADVTGETVGQFALPTPGRRAAESVVVQVTEALDGAVKAAGLVRSDVHRVVVATPGAFDPGTGRLRYASHLPGWHSPTLLDELAAALPMPVEYENDVNLAAVAEQRLGAARGHQDFVLLWNEGGLGAALVINGQLHRGWTGGAGEVGFMPVPGTPLVRRVAKANSGGFQELAGGQAVPRLARELGIQVPAADSYTEEAVALLAEASLAGGGPYRELLQAFATGLATGLASMVALLDPELIVLSGGVLVAGGEPLRALVQSELAELAAPRPRLVIGSVQEQPVLRGALESALATTRDEVFDTSR
- a CDS encoding ABC transporter substrate-binding protein produces the protein MRRNSRNSRLITSAVAVAAISVLASACTGQSASEANDDPNANTTITFWHGWSAPTEVKAIQANVDRFEAQHKNIKVDVVGNINDDKLNQALRAGGSKGPDVVSSFTTSNVGKFCSSGAFADLKPFIEKSKLDLEKTFPKVTLEYTQFEGKRCAMPLLADAYGLYYNKDAFKKAGIASPPKTMSELTATAKKLTKTKGDSYEQLGFMPNFHGFETTTEHYMGSWDQMYFDESGKSNIAKDPAFAAMFTQQKKLVDELGGFEKLEKYRGTFGDEWGAKHPFHTGQVAMQMDGEWRLGMAEDAKVPFEVGVAPMPVADDEADSYGKGFLSGTIMGIAPAGKKQNAAWELIKFMTTDTKAVVEFANAIRNVPSTFDALKSPGLKLDPRFKTFLDIAQHPKSNTPAGAVNGATYLNTLQDFGYQYEKGAVKDLKAGLEKTAQQIDTDIAKAK
- a CDS encoding carbohydrate ABC transporter permease, which gives rise to MSMNTLRSKRRRSALRTAAFMSPWLVGFSVFFAYPLLSTVYFSFMKYDGFGVPAFNGLDNWTYVFSDYPMFWPSLGNTLWLVLVMVTCRVVFGLGIGLLITRIKTGTGIFRTLFYLPFLAPPVAATLAFVFLLNPGTGPVNSILGDVGLPAPGWFNDASWSKPALTVLAVWGIGDLMVIFMAALLDVPKEQYEAAELDGASGLQRFRFVTLPNIAPIVMFSVVTGVIQTMQYYTQPLVAGKVASGIIGGSGQQFEPGYPDKSTLTLPQLVYNLGFQRFDYGAACVVALVLFALAMAFTALLMRRRGGLIQAGE
- a CDS encoding carbohydrate ABC transporter permease, which translates into the protein MTTVTVTEPVNEPVNTASTKTGPTPAERTARRKALLHWIAVHSLGIAAALFFVLPFVFVVLTSLMNDQQALTRDLTPNTWEWGNYAKVFDTPGFLTWWRNTLLYAGLGTVLTVVSSVPVAYALAKFRFRGRNLSLMLVISMMMLPPQVVIIPMYLFWAKQLDLSGTLWPLIIPMAFGDAFSIFLLRQFLLTIPNEYLDAAKVDGCGEFRTLVRVVLPMARPGIAAIALFQFFYAWNDYFGPQIYASENPGAWTLSYGLESFKGAHHTDWNLTMAATVLVMAPVILVFFFAQKAFVEGVTLTGVKG
- a CDS encoding 6-phospho-beta-glucosidase, which gives rise to MKLAVVGGGSTYTPELIDGFARLRDTLPIEELVLVDPAAERLDLVGGLARRIFAKQGHPGRITTTSDLDAGVADADAVLLQLRVGGQAARKQDETWPLECGCVGQETTGAGGLAKALRTVPVVLDIAERVRRTNPDAWIIDFTNPVGIVTRALLQAGHKAVGLCNVAIGFQRKFAKLLDVASADVHLNHVGLNHLTWETAVRLGGPEGENVLPRLLAEHGDAIADDLHMPRAIVDRLGVVPSYYLRYFYAHDEVVRELGTKPSRASEVAGMERELLAMYGDPALDEKPALLAERGGAFYSEAAVDLAASLLGGGGSTYQVVNTYNNGTLPFLADDAVIEVQARVDKAGATPLAVPALDPMYAGLIAHVTAYEELALEAALRGGRDRVFKALLAHPLIGQYEHAEALTERLIAHNREHLAWA
- a CDS encoding N-acetylglucosamine kinase codes for the protein MGVIASVLAIDAGNSKTDVAVIAADGSLLSTARGGGFQPPVAGVEPAVDVLADAVGRALAEAGAERVEHVSACLANADLPVEERELEAAVHGRGWGRTTEVRNDTFAILRAGVDEPRGVAVVCGAGINCVGMLPDGRTARFPAIGRISGDWGGGGGLAEEALWCAARAEDGRGEPTALARALPAHFGLPSMYALIEALHRGRIEPVRRHELTPVLFATAAAGDAVARALVDRLADEVVAMATVALGRLGLLEEEAPVLLGGSVLAARHPQLDDRIAALLAVRAPKAAPRVVMAPPVLGAGLLGLDHVSAPPGAHARLRAQYEA
- a CDS encoding glutamate ABC transporter substrate-binding protein, with the translated sequence MAAACALTAAVTLLPLSHSSGDGDSDGSDTVAGQGVGRAVTAQRADTCDTPEASLTPSGAEGPAIEKIKERGKLIAGVDQNSFRWGYRNPATGDLEGFDIDLVRAVAESILGDPDKVIYRAIPTNQRILALQEEKVDVVVRTMTVNCTRLKDVAFSTAYFQAGQQVLAPKESPITGYDDSLAGKKVCTAKGSTAFDALVKKSYGADFKDRTVSNQLDCLVRLQLGEVDAVVTDNALAAGQAAQDPAVELKGEPFTQEYYGIATKLGSDDLVRRLNQVLVDYREGGDGSPWMQAYAKWLKDDLPGITKPPAPKYRDN